Proteins encoded in a region of the Oncorhynchus clarkii lewisi isolate Uvic-CL-2024 chromosome 18, UVic_Ocla_1.0, whole genome shotgun sequence genome:
- the LOC139373064 gene encoding RCC1 and BTB domain-containing protein 1-like isoform X1, whose amino-acid sequence MDLPGLLQWGVGGGAWTAAVAIMAVTQTTSPLLPSPEEAEIYIFVSGDSGGLTAPASPSPVPPVLTPNPPLWRARVRYPAMVDVGKWPLFTLLGAQEVSRIRQACVFGTSANEAIYITQDDEVLVFGLNCSNCLGTGDSQSTMVPKKLDFLQGKKVVSLGYGSGPHVLLATEGGELFAWGHNGYSQLGNGTTNQGVSPILVSTNLQNKKITQVACGSHHSLALTHDGEVFAWGYNNCGQVGSGATANQPTPRRVTNCLQGKVVMGIACGQTSSMAVLDNGEVFGWGYNGNGQLGVGNNGNQLTPCRLAALQGLCVLQIASGYAHSLALTDEGLLYAWGANTYGQLGTGNKSNQLSPVHIMAEKESRIVEIAACHSTHTSACKTQSGQVYMWGQCRGQSIVLPHLTHFSCTDDVFACFATPSVMWRLLSMEHDDFLTVAQSLRKEFDSPETADLKFSVDGKYIHVHKAVLKIRCEHFRSMFQSHWTEDMKEVIEIDQFSYPVYRSFLEFLYTDNVDLPPEDAIGLLDLATSYCENRLKRLCQHIIKRGITVENAFSLLSAAVRYDAEDLEEFCFKFCVNHLTAVTQTAAFWQIDGNMLKEFICRASRCGSFKN is encoded by the exons ATGGATCTACCTGGTCTTCTTCAATGGGGTGTGGGTGGTGGTGCCTGGACTGCTGCTGTGGCAATCATGGCTGTCACTCAAACGACTTCACCTCTCCTACCAAGCCCCGAAGAAGCAGAAATATACATTTT TGTTAGCGGGGACAGTGGTGGCCTCACAGCCCCTGCATCTCCTTCCCCTGTGCCCCCCGTCCTCACCCCGAACCCCCCACTGTGGAGAGCCAGAGTGAGGTACCCAGCCATGGTGGATGTGGGGAAGTGGCCCCTCTTCACCCTGCTGGGGGCTCAGGAGGTTTCCCGCATCAGGCAGGCCTGTGTCTTCGGAACCTCAGCCAACGAAGCCATCTACATCACCCAGGACGATGAG GTGTTGGTGTTTGGGCTAAACTGCAGTAACTGTCTGGGGACAGGAGACAGTCAGAGCACCATGGTCCCTAAGAAACTAGACTTCCTCCAAGGCAAGAAGGTGGTCAGTCTCGGCTATGGCAGTGGACCACACGTCTTACTTGCCACAGAAG GGGGAGAGTTGTTTGCCTGGGGGCACAATGGATACAGCCAGCTGGGCAACGGGACCACCAACCAGGGGGTGTCACCCATCCTGGTTTCAACCAACCTGCAAAACAAGAAAATAACACAAGTGGCCTGTGGGTCCCATCACTCTCTGGCCCTGACACACGATGGAGAG GTGTTTGCGTGGGGTTACAACAACTGTGGCCAGGTGGGCTCAGGTGccacagccaaccagccaaccccCCGCAGGGTGACCAACTGCCTGCAGGGTAAAGTGGTGATGGGCATCGCCTGTGGACAGACCTCCTCCATGGCTGTGCTCGACAATGGGGAG gtgtTTGGCTGGGGATACAATGGGAATGGCCAGCTGGGAGTGGGCAACAACGGTAACCAGCTGACCCCCTGTCGCCTGGCAGCCCTCCAGGGTCTCTGTGTACTACAG ATCGCGTCAGGCTACGCCCACTCCCTGGCTCTAACCGACGAGGGCCTGCTGTATGCCTGGGGGGCTAACACCTACGGACAGCTGGGTACTGGCAACAAGAGCAACCAGCTCAGTCCTGTACACATCATGGCTGAGAAGGAGAg caggaTAGTGGAGATCGCGGCGTgccactccacacacacatctGCTTGTAAGACCCAGAGCGGCCAGGTGTACATGTGGGGCCAGTGTAGGGGTCAGTCCATCGTGCTGCCACACCTCACACACTTCTCCTGCACTGACGACGTCTTCGCCTGCTTCGCTACTCCGTCTGTCATGTGGAGGCTACTCTCCATGG AGCATGATGACTTCCTGACTGTGGCCCAGTCTCTGAGGAAAGAGTTCGACAGCCCTGAGACGGCCGACCTCAAGTTCAGCGTGGACGGGAAATACATCCACGTACACAAGGCCGTGCTCAAGATCCG GTGTGAACACTTCCGCTCCATGTTCCAGTCCCACTGGACAGAGGACATGAAGGAGGTAATTGAGATCGACCAGTTCTCCTACCCCGTCTACCGCTCCTTCTTGGAGTTCCTCTACACTGACAATGTAGACCTGCCCCCAGAGGATGCCATCG GCCTGTTGGACCTGGCCACATCCTACTGTGAGAACCGTCTGAAACGTCTGTGTCAACACATCATCAAGAGAGGCATCACCGTGGAGAAcgccttctctctgctctctgccgCCGTGCGATACGACGCTGAG GACCTGGAGGAGTTCTGCTTCAAGTTCTGTGTGAACCACCTGACAGCGGTGACCCAGACTGCAGCCTTCTGGCAGATCGATGGCAACATGCTCAAAGAGTTCATCTGCAGAGCCAGCCGCTGTGGGTCCTTCAAAAACTGA
- the LOC139373064 gene encoding RCC1 and BTB domain-containing protein 1-like isoform X2: MDLPGLLQWGVGGGAWTAAVAIMAVTQTTSPLLPSPEEAEIYIFVSGDSGGLTAPASPSPVPPVLTPNPPLWRARVRYPAMVDVGKWPLFTLLGAQEVSRIRQACVFGTSANEAIYITQDDEVLVFGLNCSNCLGTGDSQSTMVPKKLDFLQGKKVVSLGYGSGPHVLLATEGGELFAWGHNGYSQLGNGTTNQGVSPILVSTNLQNKKITQVACGSHHSLALTHDGEVFAWGYNNCGQVGSGATANQPTPRRVTNCLQGKVVMGIACGQTSSMAVLDNGEVFGWGYNGNGQLGVGNNGNQLTPCRLAALQGLCVLQIASGYAHSLALTDEGLLYAWGANTYGQLGTGNKSNQLSPVHIMAEKERIVEIAACHSTHTSACKTQSGQVYMWGQCRGQSIVLPHLTHFSCTDDVFACFATPSVMWRLLSMEHDDFLTVAQSLRKEFDSPETADLKFSVDGKYIHVHKAVLKIRCEHFRSMFQSHWTEDMKEVIEIDQFSYPVYRSFLEFLYTDNVDLPPEDAIGLLDLATSYCENRLKRLCQHIIKRGITVENAFSLLSAAVRYDAEDLEEFCFKFCVNHLTAVTQTAAFWQIDGNMLKEFICRASRCGSFKN, translated from the exons ATGGATCTACCTGGTCTTCTTCAATGGGGTGTGGGTGGTGGTGCCTGGACTGCTGCTGTGGCAATCATGGCTGTCACTCAAACGACTTCACCTCTCCTACCAAGCCCCGAAGAAGCAGAAATATACATTTT TGTTAGCGGGGACAGTGGTGGCCTCACAGCCCCTGCATCTCCTTCCCCTGTGCCCCCCGTCCTCACCCCGAACCCCCCACTGTGGAGAGCCAGAGTGAGGTACCCAGCCATGGTGGATGTGGGGAAGTGGCCCCTCTTCACCCTGCTGGGGGCTCAGGAGGTTTCCCGCATCAGGCAGGCCTGTGTCTTCGGAACCTCAGCCAACGAAGCCATCTACATCACCCAGGACGATGAG GTGTTGGTGTTTGGGCTAAACTGCAGTAACTGTCTGGGGACAGGAGACAGTCAGAGCACCATGGTCCCTAAGAAACTAGACTTCCTCCAAGGCAAGAAGGTGGTCAGTCTCGGCTATGGCAGTGGACCACACGTCTTACTTGCCACAGAAG GGGGAGAGTTGTTTGCCTGGGGGCACAATGGATACAGCCAGCTGGGCAACGGGACCACCAACCAGGGGGTGTCACCCATCCTGGTTTCAACCAACCTGCAAAACAAGAAAATAACACAAGTGGCCTGTGGGTCCCATCACTCTCTGGCCCTGACACACGATGGAGAG GTGTTTGCGTGGGGTTACAACAACTGTGGCCAGGTGGGCTCAGGTGccacagccaaccagccaaccccCCGCAGGGTGACCAACTGCCTGCAGGGTAAAGTGGTGATGGGCATCGCCTGTGGACAGACCTCCTCCATGGCTGTGCTCGACAATGGGGAG gtgtTTGGCTGGGGATACAATGGGAATGGCCAGCTGGGAGTGGGCAACAACGGTAACCAGCTGACCCCCTGTCGCCTGGCAGCCCTCCAGGGTCTCTGTGTACTACAG ATCGCGTCAGGCTACGCCCACTCCCTGGCTCTAACCGACGAGGGCCTGCTGTATGCCTGGGGGGCTAACACCTACGGACAGCTGGGTACTGGCAACAAGAGCAACCAGCTCAGTCCTGTACACATCATGGCTGAGAAGGAGAg gaTAGTGGAGATCGCGGCGTgccactccacacacacatctGCTTGTAAGACCCAGAGCGGCCAGGTGTACATGTGGGGCCAGTGTAGGGGTCAGTCCATCGTGCTGCCACACCTCACACACTTCTCCTGCACTGACGACGTCTTCGCCTGCTTCGCTACTCCGTCTGTCATGTGGAGGCTACTCTCCATGG AGCATGATGACTTCCTGACTGTGGCCCAGTCTCTGAGGAAAGAGTTCGACAGCCCTGAGACGGCCGACCTCAAGTTCAGCGTGGACGGGAAATACATCCACGTACACAAGGCCGTGCTCAAGATCCG GTGTGAACACTTCCGCTCCATGTTCCAGTCCCACTGGACAGAGGACATGAAGGAGGTAATTGAGATCGACCAGTTCTCCTACCCCGTCTACCGCTCCTTCTTGGAGTTCCTCTACACTGACAATGTAGACCTGCCCCCAGAGGATGCCATCG GCCTGTTGGACCTGGCCACATCCTACTGTGAGAACCGTCTGAAACGTCTGTGTCAACACATCATCAAGAGAGGCATCACCGTGGAGAAcgccttctctctgctctctgccgCCGTGCGATACGACGCTGAG GACCTGGAGGAGTTCTGCTTCAAGTTCTGTGTGAACCACCTGACAGCGGTGACCCAGACTGCAGCCTTCTGGCAGATCGATGGCAACATGCTCAAAGAGTTCATCTGCAGAGCCAGCCGCTGTGGGTCCTTCAAAAACTGA
- the LOC139373067 gene encoding ADP-ribosylation factor-like protein 11: MGLLLSKRDIKRTPTVVLMGLGSSGKSTLLFRLKTGLVMDTSPTVGFNVVTLDLNKKTALTVWDVGGQGEMRVNWRYYLEGCKAMVFVVDSSDRASIGDAQKALKNVLSDNNMKGIPLMVLANKKDLPNTMNIREVSNQLELPSYKDRAWQIQACSGLKGMGLQQAFLSVAKLIKKS, translated from the exons ATGGGGCTGCTTCTATCCAAGAGGGACATCAAGAGGACTCCCACGGTTGTTCTGATGGGCCTGGGCTCATCTGGAAAGTCCACCCTGCTCTTCAGGCTCAAGACAGGGTTGGTGATGGATACTTCCCCCACCGTGGGCTTCAACGTGGTGACCCTGGATCTGAACAAGAAAACGGCCTTGACCGTGTGGGATGTGGGCGGACAGGGGGAGATGAGGGTCAACTGGAG GTACTACCTGGAGGGCTGTAAGGCTATGGTGTTCGTGGTGGACAGTAGTGACCGGGCCAGTATAGGGGACGCTCAGAAGGCTCTGAAGAATGTTCTGTCCGACAACAACATGAAGGGAATACCTCTGATGGTGCTGGCTAACAAGAAGGACCTCCCCAACACCATGAACATCAGAGAGGTGTCCAACCAGCTGGAGCTGCCCAGCTACAAAGACCGAGCCTGGCAGATCCAGGCATGCAGCGGCCTGAAGGGAATGGGGCTCCAGCAAGCCTTCCTCTCTGTGGCCAAACTCATCAAGAAGAGCTGA